A single genomic interval of uncultured Desulfobulbus sp. harbors:
- a CDS encoding GspE/PulE family protein — MPFLNSESLLDLLVKEQVLSPEQRQYVILQKGKQRQKLLKQFGGRRHDDEFRSDKGFPDLVDIVASLGLSSSGVGSAQQVTEEAIMRAVSRGLKIPYKKLDPLDLDMETVTKTIPRSFAINHLILPFELADGVLSVVTYHPDNRHVLEDIEKANQVRVQPFLSTRSDITKIQAEFFGFQRSITAAESQFGATGTSTTVDIGNLEQYVRLASSRELSSTDQHIKAAVNHLFSYALEQRASDIHIEPKRDICLVRFRIDGILHTIYKLPKAVHSAITSRIKSLARLDIAEKRRPQDGRIKIGRRNEEAEAEIRVSTIPVAFGEKTVMRILNPEVIFQDLDSLGFSRRDRIVFNSFMASSHGIVLVTGPTGSGKSTTLYSTLKQIASPEKNIITVEDPVEMVYEEFNQIAVQPQIDVTFSTILRNILRQDPDVIMIGEIRDLETATHAVQAALTGHLVFSTLHTNDAVSTVIRLEDLGLEPFLIASTMLGALAQRLVRRICPHCAEPYMVDGAGLRKLGFPVNPQERVELKRGKGCLQCRNTGYLGRLGIFEIFPMSDQMKKLISSKAHDSELRQTAIREGMTTLREDAWRKVLTGLTTVEEALRVTGETETL; from the coding sequence TTCCCGATCTGGTCGACATCGTGGCCTCTCTCGGGCTTTCGAGTTCAGGGGTTGGGAGCGCCCAGCAGGTAACCGAGGAGGCCATCATGCGGGCGGTCAGCCGGGGGTTGAAGATCCCGTACAAAAAACTCGATCCCCTTGATCTGGATATGGAGACGGTCACCAAGACCATCCCCCGCTCCTTTGCGATCAACCATCTGATCCTGCCTTTCGAACTTGCAGACGGCGTGCTCAGCGTGGTCACCTACCACCCGGACAATCGCCATGTGCTGGAGGATATCGAAAAGGCCAACCAGGTGCGGGTGCAACCCTTTCTCTCCACCCGATCCGATATCACCAAGATCCAGGCCGAGTTTTTCGGCTTCCAGCGCTCGATCACCGCCGCCGAATCCCAGTTCGGTGCCACCGGCACCTCGACCACGGTGGACATCGGCAACCTGGAACAGTATGTGCGCCTGGCCTCATCGCGGGAGTTGAGCTCCACCGACCAGCACATCAAGGCCGCGGTCAATCACCTGTTCAGCTACGCCCTGGAGCAGCGGGCCAGTGACATTCATATCGAACCCAAGCGCGATATCTGCCTGGTGCGCTTTCGCATCGACGGCATCCTCCACACCATCTACAAGCTGCCCAAGGCAGTGCATTCGGCCATCACCTCGCGGATCAAGAGTCTGGCCCGGCTCGATATCGCCGAAAAAAGGCGTCCCCAGGACGGGCGCATCAAAATCGGCCGACGCAACGAGGAGGCCGAGGCAGAAATTCGTGTCTCCACCATTCCAGTGGCCTTTGGCGAGAAGACGGTCATGCGTATTCTCAACCCGGAAGTCATCTTTCAGGATCTGGACTCGCTGGGATTTTCCCGGCGCGACAGGATTGTGTTCAACAGCTTCATGGCCTCGTCACACGGCATCGTCCTGGTCACCGGACCCACCGGCAGCGGTAAGTCGACCACCCTCTATTCAACGCTCAAGCAGATCGCCTCGCCGGAGAAAAATATCATCACCGTCGAGGACCCGGTGGAGATGGTCTATGAGGAGTTCAATCAGATCGCGGTCCAGCCGCAGATTGACGTCACCTTTTCCACCATTCTCCGCAATATTCTCCGTCAGGATCCGGATGTGATCATGATCGGTGAGATCCGCGACCTGGAAACCGCCACCCATGCGGTCCAGGCTGCCCTGACCGGTCACCTGGTGTTCTCCACCCTCCATACCAACGATGCGGTCTCCACCGTTATTCGTCTTGAGGATCTGGGGCTCGAACCCTTCCTCATAGCCTCGACCATGCTCGGTGCCCTGGCGCAGCGGCTGGTGCGCCGGATCTGCCCCCACTGCGCCGAACCCTACATGGTTGACGGTGCCGGTCTGCGCAAGCTCGGTTTTCCGGTCAATCCGCAGGAGAGGGTGGAGTTGAAGCGGGGCAAGGGCTGCCTGCAGTGCCGCAATACCGGGTATCTCGGGCGGCTGGGGATTTTTGAGATCTTTCCCATGTCCGATCAGATGAAAAAGCTGATCAGTTCCAAGGCGCACGACTCCGAACTGCGGCAGACCGCGATCCGCGAGGGCATGACCACCCTGCGTGAAGATGCCTGGCGCAAGGTGCTTACCGGATTGACCACCGTGGAAGAGGCCCTGCGGGTCACCGGAGAAACGGAGACGCTGTGA
- the smpB gene encoding SsrA-binding protein SmpB, which produces MGHKIISKNKKAFHDYFIDQTFEAGIVLMGPEVKSLRGGKVNLKDGYAQVKDGEVYLYNVHISPYSFTTYANQDPLRVRKLLLHKREIRKLIGKLHEKGIALIPLKIYFIENGKAKVELGLARGKKLYDKRASLKEKESNREMERTMRRGD; this is translated from the coding sequence ATGGGACATAAAATCATCAGTAAAAACAAGAAGGCCTTCCACGATTATTTCATCGACCAAACCTTTGAGGCGGGTATCGTCCTCATGGGGCCCGAGGTGAAGTCGCTGCGCGGCGGCAAGGTGAATCTCAAGGATGGCTATGCCCAGGTCAAGGATGGCGAGGTCTATCTCTACAATGTGCATATCTCGCCCTATTCCTTCACCACCTATGCCAACCAGGATCCCCTGCGGGTGCGCAAGCTGCTCCTGCACAAGCGCGAGATCCGCAAGTTGATCGGTAAGCTGCACGAGAAAGGCATTGCGCTTATCCCGCTCAAGATTTATTTTATTGAAAATGGCAAGGCCAAGGTGGAATTGGGGCTTGCCCGCGGTAAAAAGCTCTACGACAAGCGAGCGTCGCTCAAAGAGAAGGAATCAAACCGCGAGATGGAGCGCACTATGCGCCGCGGCGACTGA
- a CDS encoding site-specific integrase: MAIPTRLRDTLGKREIKKSLGTGVRAEAIVEAQRLYVKTHDLFQSTEMKMTRKKSKASSADDPLAFLDDMPESPDGSLGKITLTVGGNKVVIEGENRDEEVKAAADLMRLAPAATPTSAAPAGRPKKDNTVSLSKMVSLYFDEVKRANSQQPKTIEENAAIFQLLQEVTKNPAAETIGIKAATDFKDVLLRLPPNRTKGQYAGKTVSEILRMRLNVTMSPSSVNKYLRRCSALFSWGKRHGHVNDDPFTGLAIRQQRRPHQQRERFTIEELRQLFTPVHLHRNMRKTYMFWLPWMGLYTGARLEELCQLHLEDIRQVDGVWCLDINNRDEKKLKTLSSERLVPVHPRLIELGLIDHVDGLRKRGEKRLFPELDHRRDGYGQTASKWFGRYRERLGIKKPFHSLRHTVIDTLKQSGVEYKLVAALVGHSDESMTFGRYGDPCRPDVLLPVVEMLKFEV, from the coding sequence ATTGCAATCCCTACCCGTTTGCGGGATACTCTCGGCAAGCGTGAAATCAAAAAGAGTCTGGGGACCGGTGTACGGGCTGAGGCTATCGTTGAAGCGCAACGCCTTTATGTGAAAACCCACGACCTTTTCCAGAGCACCGAGATGAAAATGACACGCAAGAAATCAAAAGCGTCATCTGCCGATGATCCACTCGCTTTTTTGGACGACATGCCAGAATCTCCAGACGGTTCTTTAGGGAAAATCACTCTCACCGTCGGCGGAAACAAAGTTGTCATCGAAGGCGAAAACCGCGATGAAGAGGTGAAGGCGGCGGCTGATCTGATGAGGCTGGCACCGGCTGCCACGCCAACATCGGCAGCACCGGCAGGAAGGCCGAAGAAGGACAACACCGTCTCGCTGTCGAAAATGGTTTCCTTGTACTTCGATGAAGTGAAGCGCGCCAACTCTCAACAACCGAAAACCATCGAAGAGAACGCGGCAATTTTTCAGCTTTTACAGGAAGTGACCAAGAACCCGGCGGCGGAAACCATCGGTATCAAAGCGGCCACTGATTTCAAAGATGTGCTCTTACGGTTGCCGCCGAACCGAACCAAGGGGCAGTATGCAGGAAAAACCGTCTCTGAAATCCTGCGTATGCGTCTCAATGTGACCATGAGTCCTTCCAGTGTGAACAAATACCTGCGTCGCTGCAGTGCTCTGTTTTCCTGGGGTAAGCGGCACGGCCACGTCAACGATGACCCATTCACGGGCCTTGCTATTCGACAACAGCGACGACCGCATCAACAGCGGGAAAGATTCACCATCGAAGAATTGCGACAATTATTCACTCCGGTACACCTTCACCGGAACATGCGCAAAACTTATATGTTTTGGCTACCCTGGATGGGGCTGTACACCGGGGCCAGGCTGGAAGAGCTTTGCCAACTCCACCTTGAGGACATCCGCCAAGTTGACGGCGTATGGTGCCTCGACATCAACAACCGTGATGAGAAGAAGCTCAAAACCCTTTCGTCTGAACGCCTTGTACCTGTCCATCCGCGCCTTATAGAGCTGGGGCTGATCGACCACGTTGACGGATTGCGAAAGAGGGGAGAGAAGCGGCTGTTTCCTGAGCTTGACCACCGGCGTGACGGGTACGGGCAAACTGCTTCAAAATGGTTCGGGCGATACCGTGAGCGCCTGGGGATCAAGAAACCATTTCATAGCCTACGCCACACCGTGATTGATACTCTGAAGCAATCAGGAGTTGAATACAAGCTGGTTGCGGCCCTGGTTGGTCATTCTGATGAATCCATGACCTTTGGTCGATATGGCGACCCATGCCGGCCTGATGTTCTGTTGCCAGTAGTGGAGATGTTGAAGTTCGAAGTCTAA
- a CDS encoding recombinase family protein, translating to MGGHRIGYIRVSTVDQNTDRQLDGVELDKLFEDKVSGSTIKRPGLEACLEYLREGDTLVVHSIGRLARNLADLEKLVAGLTNKGVTVSFVKENLIFSSDSTSAMNKLMFQLLRAVAEFERSMIRERQREGIEKAKKEGKHLGRSASLTKAQVEEIKARVAAGEAKASLAKEHGVSRPTLYAALK from the coding sequence ATGGGCGGGCACAGAATCGGATACATTCGGGTAAGCACCGTTGATCAGAATACCGACCGGCAATTGGATGGCGTGGAGCTTGACAAGCTGTTCGAGGATAAGGTTTCCGGCAGCACCATAAAGCGGCCTGGTCTGGAAGCCTGCCTTGAGTACCTACGGGAAGGAGATACGTTGGTTGTGCATAGCATCGGCAGGCTGGCCCGTAACCTTGCCGACCTGGAAAAGCTGGTTGCCGGGTTGACCAACAAGGGGGTGACTGTTTCCTTTGTGAAAGAAAATTTGATCTTCTCCAGCGACAGCACCAGCGCCATGAACAAATTAATGTTTCAGCTTTTGCGTGCCGTTGCTGAGTTCGAGCGCTCTATGATCCGTGAACGACAGCGGGAAGGCATCGAAAAAGCCAAAAAGGAAGGCAAGCATCTCGGACGGTCTGCATCCTTGACCAAGGCCCAGGTGGAAGAGATAAAGGCGCGGGTGGCCGCTGGTGAAGCCAAGGCATCCTTGGCGAAAGAGCATGGAGTATCCCGGCCGACGCTATACGCAGCGCTGAAGTAA
- a CDS encoding Fic family protein, with protein MDINVLESRPAGYAYLLDMMGLTGMPHWHTSFVSSSGTHRSKVQDGTIEDIYPIRYWPGEKVGDHLEFVLKYDGVNLGLLARIFEKVSQDKLTEFIKSKPTGKYARRIWFFYEFLTGKQLPVDDLTSGNYVDALEAKDYYTVQNGEKSSRHRIVNNLLGPKSFCPVVRRTEKLAKLDSSDLRKRCEDIVTAYPPELLRRALSYLYNRETKSSFEIEHIKPNASRTEKFITSLKLAEKEDFCEKERLIELQNRIVDPRFKDSDYRVSQNYVGQTVAYQKEIIHFICPKPDDLQSLMEGLIDSHKRMKAGNVSPVIHAATIAYGFVFLHPFEDGNGRIHRFLIHNILSLQELVPRGLMFPVSAVMLKNPADYDASLEAFSRPLLQLIDYRLDEMGQMTVENDTACWYQYMDMTAQSEALYEFITKTIEEELVEELSFLANYDNTKKAIQDIIDMPDRLIDLFIQLCLQNNGNLSARKRSAHFDFLTDKEMSAMEQAVKDGYNRPD; from the coding sequence ATGGATATAAACGTTTTGGAATCTCGCCCGGCAGGCTATGCGTATCTGCTTGATATGATGGGGCTGACAGGCATGCCACATTGGCATACCTCATTTGTGTCCTCATCAGGAACTCACAGATCGAAGGTTCAGGATGGAACAATAGAAGACATCTACCCTATAAGGTATTGGCCCGGGGAAAAGGTCGGAGACCATCTTGAATTCGTGCTGAAATATGACGGGGTCAATCTGGGCTTACTGGCTCGAATCTTCGAAAAGGTTTCTCAGGATAAGCTCACCGAGTTCATCAAATCCAAACCTACCGGGAAGTATGCTCGGAGAATCTGGTTCTTCTATGAGTTTCTGACCGGCAAACAACTGCCTGTCGATGACCTGACTTCCGGCAATTATGTCGATGCATTGGAAGCCAAAGATTATTACACCGTTCAGAACGGAGAAAAATCTTCACGTCACCGCATTGTAAACAATCTTCTTGGTCCCAAATCGTTTTGCCCTGTCGTAAGAAGGACCGAAAAGCTTGCCAAGCTGGATTCATCCGACCTGCGCAAAAGGTGCGAGGATATCGTCACCGCATATCCTCCGGAACTGCTTCGCCGGGCACTGAGCTACCTCTACAACAGGGAAACGAAGTCATCTTTTGAAATTGAGCACATAAAGCCCAATGCTTCCCGAACTGAAAAATTTATCACATCGCTGAAGCTTGCCGAAAAGGAAGACTTCTGTGAAAAGGAAAGGCTGATAGAGCTTCAAAACCGAATCGTCGATCCGCGTTTCAAAGACAGTGACTATCGGGTGAGCCAGAATTATGTCGGCCAGACGGTTGCCTATCAAAAGGAGATCATACATTTCATTTGTCCAAAACCTGATGATCTACAAAGCCTCATGGAGGGCTTAATTGACTCCCATAAGCGGATGAAAGCGGGAAATGTATCCCCGGTTATTCATGCGGCGACCATCGCCTATGGCTTTGTATTCCTGCATCCGTTTGAAGATGGGAACGGACGAATTCATCGGTTTCTGATACATAACATTCTGTCGCTGCAGGAGCTGGTACCACGCGGACTCATGTTTCCGGTTTCAGCTGTCATGCTCAAAAATCCGGCAGACTATGATGCATCGCTGGAAGCTTTCTCCAGACCCTTGTTGCAACTCATCGATTATCGGTTGGATGAAATGGGGCAAATGACCGTCGAGAACGATACGGCATGCTGGTATCAGTATATGGATATGACCGCTCAGTCAGAAGCCTTGTATGAGTTTATTACCAAAACGATCGAAGAAGAGCTTGTGGAAGAGCTCAGTTTCCTGGCCAACTACGACAATACCAAGAAGGCGATACAGGATATCATTGATATGCCTGACCGCCTGATCGACTTATTCATCCAGTTGTGCCTGCAGAACAACGGCAACCTTTCTGCAAGGAAGAGATCCGCTCACTTTGACTTCCTGACCGATAAAGAAATGTCGGCTATGGAACAGGCAGTGAAAGACGGCTATAACCGACCCGATTAA
- a CDS encoding transposase, with translation MGNKGYGSIPGTLFECITFLARALPVRSVPTFIELLIGAMLTQTGFVTGAWLAIRPRRSWSAYYKWLQEGKWSWVALGVQMARMVVTFFPQLVWFLIIDDTFVYRASRKAPGSGIYHQHGNKANRPQYARGQCWVSMALSVTRGKKHSAIPLLSRLMRTDGNTGKLDAAKVLLRTVARVFTGKKVCLLVDSWYMKYPLIAFVLALGFQVIGQVRRDTALYALPVATGKRGRPAKYGAKYTPDEVALLPEVRHWLFLYGKWQWVRYRSAVCLAKFLRGHRVGAVWMQFEDEDGELSKPRLLISTNSQLSADEVFKFYARRWAIEDLFNQMKNGWGWREAWQQSRQVLHRWTQILSAAYALPQLLSMYCSEQMHGLLQLTPWRKKAPVTAGQIRLGLRMFFSHVRVRDWWNPTCRKFEPGSPLGKSGNTADSGKNSRKRRERNNRVTHPAPPS, from the coding sequence ATGGGCAACAAGGGATATGGCAGTATCCCCGGGACCCTGTTTGAATGTATCACATTCCTTGCCAGGGCTCTACCGGTACGTTCCGTTCCAACCTTTATCGAACTGCTGATCGGTGCCATGCTCACCCAGACCGGGTTTGTTACCGGAGCCTGGCTGGCGATCAGACCGCGACGCAGTTGGAGCGCCTATTACAAATGGCTCCAGGAAGGCAAGTGGTCCTGGGTCGCCCTTGGGGTGCAGATGGCCCGGATGGTAGTGACCTTCTTTCCCCAGCTGGTCTGGTTCCTGATCATTGACGACACCTTCGTCTACCGGGCTTCCCGAAAGGCGCCGGGAAGCGGAATCTATCACCAGCACGGCAACAAGGCCAATCGACCCCAGTATGCCCGCGGCCAGTGCTGGGTGAGCATGGCCCTGTCGGTAACCAGGGGCAAAAAGCACTCGGCGATCCCTTTGCTCTCCCGGCTGATGCGCACCGACGGCAACACCGGCAAGCTCGATGCGGCGAAGGTCCTGCTCAGGACCGTAGCACGGGTGTTCACCGGCAAAAAGGTCTGTCTCCTAGTGGACAGCTGGTATATGAAGTACCCTTTGATCGCCTTTGTCCTGGCCCTTGGCTTTCAGGTGATCGGCCAGGTCCGACGGGATACGGCGCTGTACGCGCTTCCAGTGGCCACCGGCAAACGGGGGCGGCCGGCCAAGTATGGCGCCAAATACACCCCGGATGAGGTTGCTCTCTTGCCGGAGGTACGCCATTGGCTGTTCCTCTACGGCAAGTGGCAATGGGTACGCTACCGGAGTGCTGTCTGCCTGGCTAAATTCCTTCGCGGCCATCGGGTCGGGGCCGTGTGGATGCAGTTCGAAGACGAGGATGGCGAGCTCAGTAAGCCACGCCTGCTCATCTCCACCAACAGTCAGCTGAGTGCAGACGAGGTGTTCAAGTTCTACGCCCGCCGCTGGGCCATCGAAGACCTCTTCAACCAGATGAAGAACGGTTGGGGCTGGCGCGAGGCCTGGCAGCAGTCCCGCCAAGTGCTGCACCGCTGGACTCAGATCCTTTCGGCCGCCTATGCCCTGCCGCAACTGCTGAGCATGTATTGCAGCGAGCAGATGCACGGACTGCTGCAACTGACGCCATGGCGGAAAAAGGCCCCGGTGACCGCCGGCCAGATTCGCTTGGGACTACGGATGTTTTTCAGCCATGTCCGGGTTCGGGACTGGTGGAACCCGACATGCCGAAAATTCGAACCCGGTTCACCCCTTGGGAAATCGGGCAATACTGCCGATTCAGGAAAAAACTCCAGGAAACGGAGAGAAAGGAACAATAGGGTAACTCATCCGGCACCGCCATCGTGA
- a CDS encoding transposase — protein MFHVKNHKQLNILDPWAHLGPKRRALLDNSWAGLFQKHILPELPVESLRHHYHDYNGRPTKELYAMMGVMILQQMHDCTDQEAVEQFCFNIQWHYALNITSCSDAAVYLSHKTLWTMRDHLASDASYAEIFDASLGILAKLLKADMNKQRMDSVHVKSNMRNLGRIGLFTKTIKKFLVNLKRHHREHFDQLDTELTQRYLSKSQASLFAMVKPTESTRTLDQLAADVLLLTERFAAVDEVSTMQSFKLLSRLFAEQCVIEEDTTADSGKKAVARPNKEVPSDSLQNPSDADAGYSSHKGQGYQVQLVENYTTTDERGPSLITQVAVESADQHDANALLPALAQLEQKAMLPQQMLADSLYGSDSNCETALQEHQVAVISPVMPGNQKKFNLTEFTLDDQGKVLTCPQVTAPDTVKKSKSGYSALFPIAVCQNCSSFDRCPVSIGKKGYYYRYTDKDIRLARRRQEEESPEFREKYRYRAGVEATMSEFDRRTGVKHLRVRGMKAVRFAAFMKAIGLNILRASRHWGEKTSPMTSFYSLFFFFLAFQTYFKELFREDFSTRTHEGTNFQPVASFRADWAV, from the coding sequence ATGTTTCACGTGAAAAACCACAAACAGCTCAACATCCTCGACCCATGGGCCCATTTGGGACCCAAACGACGCGCCCTCCTGGATAACTCATGGGCAGGTCTTTTTCAGAAGCATATCCTGCCTGAACTCCCGGTGGAGTCCCTGCGCCACCATTATCATGACTACAATGGCCGACCCACCAAGGAACTGTATGCCATGATGGGGGTGATGATCCTCCAGCAAATGCATGATTGTACTGATCAGGAGGCGGTTGAGCAGTTCTGTTTCAATATCCAGTGGCACTATGCCCTCAACATCACCTCGTGCTCCGACGCGGCTGTATACCTCAGCCACAAAACGCTCTGGACCATGCGCGATCACCTGGCCTCGGATGCGAGCTATGCCGAGATATTTGATGCCTCCCTGGGCATCCTGGCCAAGTTGCTCAAGGCCGATATGAATAAGCAGCGCATGGACTCGGTGCATGTCAAATCCAACATGCGCAATCTGGGTCGTATCGGGTTGTTCACCAAAACGATCAAGAAGTTCCTCGTCAACCTGAAGCGACACCACCGGGAACACTTTGATCAACTCGACACGGAGTTGACCCAACGGTATCTGAGCAAATCGCAGGCGTCTTTGTTCGCCATGGTCAAACCCACCGAGTCCACCCGCACCCTTGATCAGTTGGCTGCGGATGTGCTGCTCTTGACCGAGCGTTTTGCCGCCGTGGACGAGGTCAGCACCATGCAGAGCTTCAAACTGCTGAGCCGGTTGTTCGCCGAACAGTGTGTCATCGAGGAAGACACCACCGCCGATTCTGGCAAGAAAGCCGTGGCCCGGCCGAACAAGGAGGTGCCCTCCGATTCACTGCAAAACCCCTCCGATGCGGATGCCGGCTACAGCAGTCATAAAGGCCAAGGGTATCAGGTGCAGTTGGTGGAAAATTACACCACCACCGATGAGCGTGGACCATCCCTGATCACGCAGGTGGCGGTGGAATCCGCGGATCAGCATGATGCCAATGCCCTCCTGCCCGCCTTGGCCCAACTGGAGCAGAAGGCGATGCTGCCGCAGCAAATGCTGGCCGATTCCCTCTACGGCAGCGACAGCAATTGTGAAACGGCCCTGCAGGAGCATCAGGTGGCAGTCATCTCCCCGGTCATGCCGGGCAATCAGAAGAAGTTCAACCTGACCGAATTCACCCTTGATGACCAGGGCAAGGTTCTCACCTGCCCCCAGGTCACGGCACCCGACACGGTGAAGAAATCAAAATCCGGCTACAGCGCACTCTTCCCCATCGCTGTTTGTCAGAACTGCTCCTCGTTTGACCGGTGCCCCGTCTCCATCGGAAAAAAGGGCTATTACTACCGCTACACCGACAAGGATATCCGCCTGGCCCGACGGCGACAGGAAGAAGAAAGCCCGGAGTTCAGGGAGAAGTACCGGTACCGGGCCGGCGTTGAGGCGACCATGTCGGAATTCGACCGGCGCACCGGTGTCAAACATCTCCGGGTTCGTGGCATGAAAGCAGTGCGGTTTGCCGCCTTCATGAAGGCCATCGGCTTGAACATATTGCGGGCCAGCAGGCACTGGGGCGAGAAAACCAGCCCAATGACGTCCTTTTACAGCCTATTTTTTTTCTTTTTGGCTTTCCAAACATATTTCAAAGAACTTTTTCGGGAAGACTTCTCAACAAGAACTCACGAAGGCACAAACTTTCAACCAGTCGCTTCTTTTCGAGCGGATTGGGCGGTTTGA
- a CDS encoding DUF6880 family protein, with product MGRNRKKQLIDLGAETLAEALLDLAVHLDAADELIERLLATPDENIQRIRSKLSDLKRLEYFYSWREIAAFSRELGQLIQDIKASVADPVTGLAFVALFFEADESIFEHCDDSGGDVGLVFSEDAKELFIHYAAQCTTKHVADLILRLNRKDNYGVRHILIDCAGKVLPKADIREMIFSLQQTVDKHENIHEKGSVLCMVESLARQIKDGPLFEKTRLASWGTLNAKACLDIAEVYLESGDVETAQDWLKKVDEKDFINGARRDELLLSLYKKQGDPEKMADIRLQWFRSFRSLDALREYLDVIGHDRRDAVVAAEMALIQAGESFSESDAYFLISIGAIDAAEAYLLKHADQLDGSYYGELLDIAEALESANRPLVVSLIYRSLLEAILERGYTKAYAHGVDYLRKLDNLAPAISDWGRNPDHQTFKGQISQVHGRKRSFWSQYEE from the coding sequence ATGGGAAGGAATCGAAAAAAACAGTTGATTGATCTGGGCGCAGAAACACTGGCAGAGGCTCTGTTGGATCTTGCGGTGCATTTAGATGCTGCGGATGAGCTGATTGAAAGGTTGCTTGCCACCCCTGATGAAAACATCCAGCGGATTCGAAGCAAGCTCTCTGACTTAAAGCGGTTGGAATACTTCTACAGTTGGCGGGAAATTGCCGCCTTTTCCCGTGAGTTGGGGCAGTTGATCCAGGATATTAAAGCAAGCGTGGCCGACCCTGTTACCGGGCTTGCCTTTGTGGCGCTGTTTTTTGAGGCGGATGAATCGATTTTTGAGCATTGCGACGATTCCGGCGGCGATGTGGGGTTGGTGTTCAGCGAAGATGCCAAAGAGCTGTTTATCCATTACGCCGCTCAATGCACCACAAAACATGTGGCAGACCTCATCCTTCGACTGAACCGGAAGGATAACTATGGTGTCCGCCATATCTTGATTGATTGTGCCGGGAAGGTTTTGCCCAAGGCCGACATTCGCGAGATGATCTTCTCGCTGCAGCAGACCGTTGACAAGCACGAAAACATCCATGAAAAAGGGTCTGTCTTGTGTATGGTCGAATCGCTGGCCAGGCAGATCAAGGATGGGCCATTGTTTGAGAAAACGCGTCTTGCCTCCTGGGGCACTCTTAATGCAAAGGCCTGTCTTGATATCGCGGAAGTCTATCTGGAGAGCGGCGACGTGGAAACCGCCCAGGACTGGTTGAAGAAAGTCGATGAAAAAGACTTTATAAACGGAGCTCGACGGGATGAGTTACTGCTTTCACTCTATAAAAAGCAGGGCGATCCCGAAAAGATGGCAGACATTCGCCTGCAATGGTTCAGGTCCTTTCGTTCCCTCGATGCGCTGCGCGAATATCTTGACGTCATCGGTCATGACAGGCGTGATGCCGTTGTTGCCGCTGAGATGGCACTGATTCAGGCGGGTGAATCGTTCTCCGAGTCAGACGCGTATTTTCTGATCTCGATCGGTGCAATCGATGCAGCCGAGGCCTACCTGCTCAAGCATGCCGATCAGCTGGATGGTAGCTATTACGGCGAATTACTCGATATAGCCGAGGCGCTGGAGTCGGCGAACCGTCCTCTGGTCGTGAGCCTGATCTATCGCAGTTTATTAGAGGCCATTTTGGAGCGCGGATACACCAAGGCCTATGCCCACGGGGTCGATTACCTGAGAAAACTGGATAATCTGGCCCCCGCCATCTCCGATTGGGGCCGCAATCCCGATCACCAGACATTCAAAGGGCAGATCAGCCAGGTGCATGGCCGGAAACGCAGTTTTTGGTCGCAATACGAGGAATAG